In Dermacentor andersoni chromosome 4, qqDerAnde1_hic_scaffold, whole genome shotgun sequence, the following proteins share a genomic window:
- the ND-B14.5B gene encoding NADH dehydrogenase [ubiquinone] 1 subunit C2 — MMAEDEKYGKLPPYYENLFSPEPPNEHRLFMERVYYWGIPALFGGFAACVSNYFMRKPIMSGIQRHISYMAVAVGLGEMGCRYSDYQSQERDAILRRYILLHPEDFPEPERKKYRDVLEPWIPVR; from the exons ATGATGGCGGAAGACGAGAAGTACGGCAAACTGCCCCCATATTACGAGAACCTGTTTAGTCCTGAGCCACCAAATGAACATAGGCTGTTTATGGAACGCGTTTATTACTGGGGCATCCCTGCACTGTTTGGTGGATTCGCAGCTTGTGTATCGAACTATTTCATGAGGAAGCCTATAATGAGCG GTATTCAAAGACACATTAGCTACATGGCTGTTGCTGTAGGCCTTGGAGAAATGGGTTGTCGCTACTCTGACTACCAGTCTCAGGAGCGAGATGCCATTCTTCGTCGCTACATTTTGTTGCACCCGGAGGACTTTCCAGAGCCTG AGCGGAAGAAGTACAGAGATGTTCTTGAGCCCTGGATTCCAGTCCGATGA
- the LOC126536882 gene encoding coiled-coil domain-containing protein 169-like isoform X3: MKGKAAKHMLEQSINDLCKTVEALEVQSQSADVSDEDEWKVRYYTQVEVNEQLEHQRDWLRSRAEAARVNNKEGLTEYLADLDLDSLTENQLVRYLKQLEKDRNAVYNEIRDTEWKLDQESKAFHKFNDTRKAYMTEITDAMLNLESLRNRIKIVDMTDPNPLLGKCPRHLKYLRASCSNIQPDQRIIDPRKGPIRKTAAIRSLPKLASPDSSPHDDNVEQAASSSPQD, translated from the exons GCACATGCTCGAACAGAGCATCAACGATCTATGCAAAACTGTAGAGGCCCTGGAAGTTCAGTCGCAGAGCGCTGACGTCAGTGACG AGGATGAATGGAAAGTGCGGTATTACACACAAGTTGAAGTGAACGAGCAACTGGAGCACCAGCGCGACTGGCTGAGGAGCAGGGCAGAAGCTGCTCGAGTGAATAACAAGGAAG GCCTGACTGAGTATCTTGCAGATCTTGACCTGGACAGCCTGACAGAG AACCAGCTGGTACGCTACCTGAAGCAGCTAGAGAAAGACAGAAACGCTGTGTACAATGAGATACGTGATACGGAGTGGAAGTTGGATCAAGAGTCAAAG GCATTTCACAAGTTCAATGACACCAGAAAGGCCTACATGACCGAAATTACCGATGCTATGCTCAACTTAGAGTCTCTCCGAAACCGCATAAAGATTGTCGACATGACTGATCCTAATCCACTTCTGGGTAAATGTCCAAGGCACCTCAAGTATCT ACGTGCTTCTTGCAGCAACATCCAGCCTGACCAGCGGATCATTGACCCCCGGAAAGGCCCCATCCGCAAAACGGCAGCTATCCGCAGCCTGCCCAAGCTGGCCTCCCCAGACTCATCTCCCCACGATGACAATGTGGAGCAGGCAGCATCTAGCAGCCCACAGGATTAG
- the Sap30 gene encoding histone deacetylase complex subunit SAP30 homolog isoform X3: MNGFSTEEETQSGHNQICCLLDDSERCTRPAGNASYSKRIQKTVAQRKLKLNIDPSARHIYICDYHKGVIQSVRTKRKRKDSEDDNGSNEQEMDIPEVDLFQLQVNTLRRYKRHYKVPMRPGLNKAELADTLARHFRTIPIAEKEAITFFIYMVKNNKNKLDQKNGADPC; encoded by the exons ATGAACGGATTTAGTACAGAAGAAGAAACGCAGAGCGGGCACAACCAGATCTGCTGTCTCTTGGACGACTCGGAGCGGTGCACGCGGCCAGCCGGAAATGCCAGCTACAGCAAACGCATCCAGAAGACCGTAGCTCAGCGCAAGCTGAAGCTCAACATTGATCCCAGT gcACGGCACATCTACATCTGCGACTACCACAAAGGTGTCATCCAAAGCGTGCGCACCAAGAGGAAGCGTAAGGACAGCGAAGACGACAATGGTTCCAATGAGCAAGAAATGGACATTCCTGAG GTTGACCTGTTCCAGCTTCAGGTGAATACGTTGCGAAGGTACAAGCGTCATTACAAAGTCCCAATGCGGCCCGGACTCAACAAGGCAGAACTGGCTGAT ACTTTGGCACGGCACTTCAGGACCATTCCGATTGCAGAGAAAGAAGCGATCACATTTTTCATCTACATGGTCAAGAACAACAAGAATAAGCTGGACCAGAAGAATGGTGCCGACCCATGCTGA
- the LOC126536882 gene encoding coiled-coil domain-containing protein 169-like isoform X1, with amino-acid sequence MRLSPEIDAEIKRLKSEIENEEKMKHMLEQSINDLCKTVEALEVQSQSADVSDEDEWKVRYYTQVEVNEQLEHQRDWLRSRAEAARVNNKEGLTEYLADLDLDSLTENQLVRYLKQLEKDRNAVYNEIRDTEWKLDQESKAFHKFNDTRKAYMTEITDAMLNLESLRNRIKIVDMTDPNPLLGKCPRHLKYLRASCSNIQPDQRIIDPRKGPIRKTAAIRSLPKLASPDSSPHDDNVEQAASSSPQD; translated from the exons ATGAGACTTTCGCCTGAAATAGATGCTGAAATCAAGCGTCTGAAATCCGAAATTGAAAATGAAGAGAAAATGAA GCACATGCTCGAACAGAGCATCAACGATCTATGCAAAACTGTAGAGGCCCTGGAAGTTCAGTCGCAGAGCGCTGACGTCAGTGACG AGGATGAATGGAAAGTGCGGTATTACACACAAGTTGAAGTGAACGAGCAACTGGAGCACCAGCGCGACTGGCTGAGGAGCAGGGCAGAAGCTGCTCGAGTGAATAACAAGGAAG GCCTGACTGAGTATCTTGCAGATCTTGACCTGGACAGCCTGACAGAG AACCAGCTGGTACGCTACCTGAAGCAGCTAGAGAAAGACAGAAACGCTGTGTACAATGAGATACGTGATACGGAGTGGAAGTTGGATCAAGAGTCAAAG GCATTTCACAAGTTCAATGACACCAGAAAGGCCTACATGACCGAAATTACCGATGCTATGCTCAACTTAGAGTCTCTCCGAAACCGCATAAAGATTGTCGACATGACTGATCCTAATCCACTTCTGGGTAAATGTCCAAGGCACCTCAAGTATCT ACGTGCTTCTTGCAGCAACATCCAGCCTGACCAGCGGATCATTGACCCCCGGAAAGGCCCCATCCGCAAAACGGCAGCTATCCGCAGCCTGCCCAAGCTGGCCTCCCCAGACTCATCTCCCCACGATGACAATGTGGAGCAGGCAGCATCTAGCAGCCCACAGGATTAG
- the LOC126536882 gene encoding coiled-coil domain-containing protein 169-like isoform X2, producing MRLSPEIDAEIKRLKSEIENEEKMKHMLEQSINDLCKTVEALEVQSQSADVSDEDEWKVRYYTQVEVNEQLEHQRDWLRSRAEAARVNNKEGLTEYLADLDLDSLTENQLVRYLKQLEKDRNAVYNEIRDTEWKLDQESKAFHKFNDTRKAYMTEITDAMLNLESLRNRIKIVDMTDPNPLLGKCPRHLKYLNIQPDQRIIDPRKGPIRKTAAIRSLPKLASPDSSPHDDNVEQAASSSPQD from the exons ATGAGACTTTCGCCTGAAATAGATGCTGAAATCAAGCGTCTGAAATCCGAAATTGAAAATGAAGAGAAAATGAA GCACATGCTCGAACAGAGCATCAACGATCTATGCAAAACTGTAGAGGCCCTGGAAGTTCAGTCGCAGAGCGCTGACGTCAGTGACG AGGATGAATGGAAAGTGCGGTATTACACACAAGTTGAAGTGAACGAGCAACTGGAGCACCAGCGCGACTGGCTGAGGAGCAGGGCAGAAGCTGCTCGAGTGAATAACAAGGAAG GCCTGACTGAGTATCTTGCAGATCTTGACCTGGACAGCCTGACAGAG AACCAGCTGGTACGCTACCTGAAGCAGCTAGAGAAAGACAGAAACGCTGTGTACAATGAGATACGTGATACGGAGTGGAAGTTGGATCAAGAGTCAAAG GCATTTCACAAGTTCAATGACACCAGAAAGGCCTACATGACCGAAATTACCGATGCTATGCTCAACTTAGAGTCTCTCCGAAACCGCATAAAGATTGTCGACATGACTGATCCTAATCCACTTCTGGGTAAATGTCCAAGGCACCTCAAGTATCT CAACATCCAGCCTGACCAGCGGATCATTGACCCCCGGAAAGGCCCCATCCGCAAAACGGCAGCTATCCGCAGCCTGCCCAAGCTGGCCTCCCCAGACTCATCTCCCCACGATGACAATGTGGAGCAGGCAGCATCTAGCAGCCCACAGGATTAG
- the Dsp1 gene encoding high mobility group protein DSP1: protein MGKGDKPRGRMSAYAFFVQTCREEHKKKHPNENVVFAEFSKKCAERWKTMSESEKKRFHQMADKDKKRFDTEMADYKPPKGDKSKKRKRAKDPNAPKRPLSAFFWFCNDERPNVRQESPDASVGEVAKELGRRWNEVGDDVKSKYEGLAAKDKARYEKELKAYKGKKPKAASPPKEKAKKKEEDDDEDDDDEEDEVEDAEDDDDDDED, encoded by the exons ATGGGCAAAGGAGACAAGCCTCGCGGCCGGATGTCTGCGTACGCCTTCTTCGTGCAGACCTGCCGGGAGGAGCACAAGAAGAAGCACCCGAACGAGAACGTGGTGTTCGCCGAGTTCTCGAAGAAATGCGCCGAGCGCTGGAAGACCATGAGCGAGAGCGAAAAGAAACGCTTCCATCAGATGGCCGACAAGGACAAGAAGCGCTTCGACACCGAGATGGCCGACTACAAGCCGCCCAAGGGCGACAAGTCCAAGAAGCGCAAGCGCGCAAAGGACCCCAATGCACCCAAGCGCCCCTT GTCTGCTTTCTTCTGGTTCTGCAATGACGAGAGACCCAACGTGCGCCAGGAGAGCCCAGATGCCTCTGTCGGTGAGGTGGCAAAAGAGCTGGGTCGGCGATGGAATGAGGTTGGCGACGACGTCAAGTCAAAGTACGAGGGCCTGGCTGCCAAGGACAAGGCGCGTTACGAGAAG GAACTGAAGGCCTACAAGGGAAAGAAGCCCAAGGCTGCATCTCCACCAAAGGAGAAGGCCAAAAAGAAGGAAGAGGATGATGACgaagatgatgacgatgaagaagATGAGGTTGAGGatgctgaagatgatgatgacgacgacgaggaTTGA
- the LOC126536882 gene encoding coiled-coil domain-containing protein 169-like isoform X4, producing the protein MLEQSINDLCKTVEALEVQSQSADVSDEDEWKVRYYTQVEVNEQLEHQRDWLRSRAEAARVNNKEGLTEYLADLDLDSLTENQLVRYLKQLEKDRNAVYNEIRDTEWKLDQESKAFHKFNDTRKAYMTEITDAMLNLESLRNRIKIVDMTDPNPLLGKCPRHLKYLRASCSNIQPDQRIIDPRKGPIRKTAAIRSLPKLASPDSSPHDDNVEQAASSSPQD; encoded by the exons ATGCTCGAACAGAGCATCAACGATCTATGCAAAACTGTAGAGGCCCTGGAAGTTCAGTCGCAGAGCGCTGACGTCAGTGACG AGGATGAATGGAAAGTGCGGTATTACACACAAGTTGAAGTGAACGAGCAACTGGAGCACCAGCGCGACTGGCTGAGGAGCAGGGCAGAAGCTGCTCGAGTGAATAACAAGGAAG GCCTGACTGAGTATCTTGCAGATCTTGACCTGGACAGCCTGACAGAG AACCAGCTGGTACGCTACCTGAAGCAGCTAGAGAAAGACAGAAACGCTGTGTACAATGAGATACGTGATACGGAGTGGAAGTTGGATCAAGAGTCAAAG GCATTTCACAAGTTCAATGACACCAGAAAGGCCTACATGACCGAAATTACCGATGCTATGCTCAACTTAGAGTCTCTCCGAAACCGCATAAAGATTGTCGACATGACTGATCCTAATCCACTTCTGGGTAAATGTCCAAGGCACCTCAAGTATCT ACGTGCTTCTTGCAGCAACATCCAGCCTGACCAGCGGATCATTGACCCCCGGAAAGGCCCCATCCGCAAAACGGCAGCTATCCGCAGCCTGCCCAAGCTGGCCTCCCCAGACTCATCTCCCCACGATGACAATGTGGAGCAGGCAGCATCTAGCAGCCCACAGGATTAG
- the Sap30 gene encoding histone deacetylase complex subunit SAP30 homolog isoform X2 has protein sequence MLDLQEDTVAKRGLMNGFSTEEETQSGHNQICCLLDDSERCTRPAGNASYSKRIQKTVAQRKLKLNIDPSARHIYICDYHKGVIQSVRTKRKRKDSEDDNGSNEQEMDIPEVDLFQLQVNTLRRYKRHYKVPMRPGLNKAELADTLARHFRTIPIAEKEAITFFIYMVKNNKNKLDQKNGADPC, from the exons ATGCTTGATCTACAGGAAGACACAGTGGCAAAA AGAGGCCTGATGAACGGATTTAGTACAGAAGAAGAAACGCAGAGCGGGCACAACCAGATCTGCTGTCTCTTGGACGACTCGGAGCGGTGCACGCGGCCAGCCGGAAATGCCAGCTACAGCAAACGCATCCAGAAGACCGTAGCTCAGCGCAAGCTGAAGCTCAACATTGATCCCAGT gcACGGCACATCTACATCTGCGACTACCACAAAGGTGTCATCCAAAGCGTGCGCACCAAGAGGAAGCGTAAGGACAGCGAAGACGACAATGGTTCCAATGAGCAAGAAATGGACATTCCTGAG GTTGACCTGTTCCAGCTTCAGGTGAATACGTTGCGAAGGTACAAGCGTCATTACAAAGTCCCAATGCGGCCCGGACTCAACAAGGCAGAACTGGCTGAT ACTTTGGCACGGCACTTCAGGACCATTCCGATTGCAGAGAAAGAAGCGATCACATTTTTCATCTACATGGTCAAGAACAACAAGAATAAGCTGGACCAGAAGAATGGTGCCGACCCATGCTGA
- the Sap30 gene encoding histone deacetylase complex subunit SAP30 homolog isoform X1: MPAVGMRGRAGGKSRSLLLRPASVSKLSTALPLLRKQQVSTSKTPLTDTSLRGLMNGFSTEEETQSGHNQICCLLDDSERCTRPAGNASYSKRIQKTVAQRKLKLNIDPSARHIYICDYHKGVIQSVRTKRKRKDSEDDNGSNEQEMDIPEVDLFQLQVNTLRRYKRHYKVPMRPGLNKAELADTLARHFRTIPIAEKEAITFFIYMVKNNKNKLDQKNGADPC; the protein is encoded by the exons ATGCCCGCGGTTGGCATGCGTGGCCGCGCCGGCGGAAAGTCGAGGTCGCTCTTGCTTCGCCCTGCCTCAGTGTCAAAACTCTCGACCGCCCTGCCACTGTTGCGCAAACAGCAGGTCTCCACTTCAAAGACCCCTCTGACAGACACTTCCCTG AGAGGCCTGATGAACGGATTTAGTACAGAAGAAGAAACGCAGAGCGGGCACAACCAGATCTGCTGTCTCTTGGACGACTCGGAGCGGTGCACGCGGCCAGCCGGAAATGCCAGCTACAGCAAACGCATCCAGAAGACCGTAGCTCAGCGCAAGCTGAAGCTCAACATTGATCCCAGT gcACGGCACATCTACATCTGCGACTACCACAAAGGTGTCATCCAAAGCGTGCGCACCAAGAGGAAGCGTAAGGACAGCGAAGACGACAATGGTTCCAATGAGCAAGAAATGGACATTCCTGAG GTTGACCTGTTCCAGCTTCAGGTGAATACGTTGCGAAGGTACAAGCGTCATTACAAAGTCCCAATGCGGCCCGGACTCAACAAGGCAGAACTGGCTGAT ACTTTGGCACGGCACTTCAGGACCATTCCGATTGCAGAGAAAGAAGCGATCACATTTTTCATCTACATGGTCAAGAACAACAAGAATAAGCTGGACCAGAAGAATGGTGCCGACCCATGCTGA